GGCGTCCGTCATGTCCCGCTCGCCACCCTGCCCGCCGCGGCGGGCCGCACGCTGACGATCTCCTCCGCCGGGAAGTCGCTGTCCTTCACCGGCTGGAAGGTCGGCTGGGTCCACGGTCCGGCCGAGCTCGTCACCGCGGTCCGCACCGTCAAGCAGTTCCTCACGTACGTCGCCTCGGGACCGTTCCAGTACGCCGTCGCCGGGGCGCTCTCCGACGAGGACGGCCGCACGGGGGAGTACGTCACCGGCCTGAGGACCTCCCTCCAGGAGCGCCGCGACCTGCTCGTCGAGTCCCTCGACGCCGCCGGGTTCGTCACGGTCCGCCCGGCCGGGACGTACTTCGTCGTCGCCGACGCCGCCCCGCTCGGCTTCGACGACGCCGTCGACCTGTGCCGCCGCCTGCCCGAGCTCGCCGGGGTGGTCGGCATCCCCGTCTCCGCCTTCTGCGCCGCCGGGTCGGCGACGGCGCAGGGCCTGCGCTCGTGGGTGCGCTTCACCTACGTCAAGCGGGAGAGCGTCCTGCACCGGGCGGCCGAGGGGCTGGCGCGGCTGCGGGGATGAGCGACCTCGCCGGTGGCTAGGAGCGCTCGACCGTGCGCCGCTGTGCCGTCGGGGCAGGCTCGTCGTTCATGCCGCGCTCGGTCTCGTCGCTGGTCGCGCGGCGGGTGAGGGCGCGGGGCTCGACGCCCTTGAGGACCAGCCACAGCCCCAGGGAGATCTCCCACAGGGCGATCGGCAGCGCGGCAAGTCCCGCGAGCCCGGAGACCTGGTCGACGGCGCCGAACAGCGAACCCAGGGCGGAGACCAGCAGGAGGGGCGCGCCGAGCAGGCCGAGCGCTGGGATGACCCGCGGTACGAGCCGGAAGCGGTAGAGGGCGTACCCGAGGCACAGGGCGTTGACGGCGGGGACGAGCCCTGGGCCGAGAAGGAAGGCCCAGTCGTGGAGGGCGATGAGGGTCGCGTCGGCCCCGGCGAGGGCATCGGCCCCGGCGCCGTCGGCGCGGTGGACCGTTGCCAGCGACAGCATGCTCATCACGCCGACGGCGATGAGCGCGCCCTCGACGGTCCGGGCCGCGAGGAAGCCGAGCGCGGCGACCTCGCTGTGCCGCCGTATCACCGGGAACAGGCACGCGGCCGTGCCGATGCACGCGGCGGCGAGCACGAGCTCGAGGAGGCCGGCCCAGGCCAGGCGGGACGCGCCGTCGGAGAGGACAGCGGTGTCACGGAGGAGGGGGTCCTTGAGGGCGAGCGCTGGGATGGAGGTGACGACGGTGAGGAGGTAGAGCGCACCCGCGATGCGGGGGAGTCTGGGGGACATGAGGGGGCCTTCCGATCCGGTGCGGGCCAAGGTGTACGGCGTACACCTTGATGGGTCGTGAGCGTAGGCGTACGGTGTACACCTGTCAACGACGGATCGGAGGACGCACGTGGCACGGTCGGGCGCTGCAGGACGGGTCCCGCTGACGCGCGAGCTGGCGCTCCGCGCCGCCGTCGAGCTGGCCGACGAGCAGGGCATCGAGGCGGTGAGCATGCGCAACCTCGCGGCTCGGCTCGGTGTCGTCCCGATGGCCCTCTACAAGCACGTGGCCAACAAGGACGACCTGCTGGGTGGCATGGTCGACGTCGTCGTCGCCTCCCATGCGCACCAGCCCGTGGACGGCGGCTGGAAGGACGCCGTGCGCGGCCGGGTCCTTGCTGCGCGGCGGGCCCTCCTCGCGCACCCGTGGGCCCGCCAGGTCATCGAGTCGCGCACCACGCGGACGCCGACCGTCCTCGCCTACATGGACGCCGTCGCCGGCGCGTTCATCGCAGGCGGGTTCTCGGCCGACCTCACCCACCACGTCATGCACGCCCTCGGACATCGCATCTGGGGGTTCAGCCCCGAGGCCTTCGACGGCCCCGCGCCCCCCGCGGCGCCGGTCGCACCTGTCGATCCCGTCGCGGCGGCGGAGACGATGCGGCACCTGGCGCGGGCCTACCCGCACATCGCGGCGATCACCCAGGCGGCCACCGACGGTGACGATGGCCGTGCGGGGCAGGGGTGCGACGAGCAGTTCGAGTTCGAGTTCACGCTCGACCTCCTCCTCGACGCCTTCGAGCGCCTCCACGAGTCGGGCTGGACGTCGGGGGGCTCGTCGCGGCCGGCCCCGTAGCCGTCAGGGGCGGCGGACCCGCCGAGCGGTGCTGCCGCGCCGGACGATGCGCCGGGTGTCGCGCCACATCCTGAGACGCTCGTCTCTAGCGTTGGACATAGCCCGTCCCACGTCGGAGCCTGGGGCTTGCCCACGACGCGCCGCACCCCTGCGCGCCTCGTGCACGTCAGGAGGCCCGGTTGATCGATCTCGTGGACGTGTCCAAGACCTTCCACACGGCCAAGGGCGAGGTGCGCGCGCTCGACCACGTGAGCCTGCGCGTCGAGCCGGGGGAGATCTTCGGGATCGTCGGCCAGTCCGGGGCGGGCAAGTCCACCCTCATCCGCACCGTCAACGCCTTGGAGAAGCCCGACTCCGGCACCGTCGTGGTCGCCGGGCGGACGATCTCCGAGCTCCGCGGCCGCGAGCTGCGCGAGGCCCGCCGCAGCGCCGGGATGATCTTCCAGCACTTCAACCTCCTCAGCTCCCGCACGGCGACGGGCAACGTCGAGCTCGCCCTCGAGATCGCCGGGGTCGGGCGCGGCGCGCGGCGGGCTCGCGCGGCGGAGATCATCGACCTCGTCGGGCTGTCCGACCGCGCCGGCGCCTACCCGGCGCAGCTCTCCGGCGGCCAGAAGCAGCGCGTCGGCATCGCCCGCGCGCTCGCCGACAGCCCGGACGTCCTGCTCTCCGACGAGGCCACCTCGGCACTGGACCCGGAGACCACGCGCTCGGTCCTCGACCTCATCCGCCGGCTCAGCCGCGAGCTCGGCCTCACCGTCCTGCTCATCACCCACGAGATGGACGTCATCAAGCGCATCTGCGACTCCGCGGCGCTCATGGAGAACGGGCGCATCCTCGAGCACGGCCCCATGGAGCAGCTCCTCACCACCCCCGGCTCGCGCCTGGCGGCCGAGCTCTTCCAGCTCGGTGAGCTGCCGCCCGCGCGCGGCACGCGGATCGTCGACGTCACGTTCACCCGGCAGACCTCGTCGGAGCCGGTGATCGCCCGCCTGGCGCGCGAGCACGGCCTCGACGTCGCGATCCTCGGGGCGGCGATCGAGACGATCCACGGCGGGACCCAGACCGGGCGCACCCGCCTGGAGATCCCCGGCACCGGCACCCAGGTGGACACCGCGCTCACCTACCTGCGCTCGCAGGGGCTCTTCGTGGAGGTGGTCCGATGATCGACCGCGACGACCCGGACTTCTGGTCCGACCTCGCCGGCGTGGTGACGGCCGCGACCTGGGAGACGCTCTACATGGTCTTCGCGGCGCTGGCGATCACCGTCGTCCTCGGGATCGCCGTCGGCGTCCTCCTCGTCACGACGGAGGAGGGCGGCCTCTACGCCAAGCCGTTCGGCTCCCGCACGCTCGGGCGGGTGCTCAACCGGCTGCTCGACGTCGTGGTCAACGTCGGCCGCTCGATCCCGTTCATCATCCTCATGATCCTGCTCATCCCGTTCACGCGGCTCGTCGTGGGCTCGTTCATCGGCCCGACGGCCGCGATCGTGCCGCTCACCATCGCGGGGATCCCGTTCTTCGCGCGGCTCGTGGAGATCGCCATCCGCGAGGTGCCCCGGGGCGTCGTCGACGCCGCCGTCTCCCTCGGCGCCACGAAGCGCACGATCATGACGAAGGTGCTGCTCGCCGAGGCGGTGCCCGCGCTCGCCCTCGGCCTGTCGACCACCGTCGTCGGCCTCATCGGCTACTCCGCGATGGTCGGTGCCGTCGGCGGCGGCGGCCTCGGCGACGTCGCCTTCCGCTACGGCTACCAGCGCTACAGCCTCGAGTACATGCTCGTCGTCGTCGTGCTCCTCGTCCTCATCGTCCAGGTCCTCCAGTCCCTCGGGAACTACGTCGCCCGACGCGCCTCCCACCGCTAGAAGGAATCGCCATGCGCCTCACCCGCACCCTGCCCCTCGCCGCCGTCGCCGCCCTCGCCCTCACCGCGTGCGGGGGAGCCAGCGACGACGCCGGAACCGCCGAGGCGGAGACCGACACCATCCGCGTGGGGGCGCTCGCCGTCCCCGCGGGCGACATGCTCCGGTTCGTCGCCGAGGAGCTCGCCCCGGCCGAGGGCCTCACGGTCGAGTTCGTCGAGTTCAGCGACTACAACACCCCGAACCCCGCGCTCACCGACGGGGACGTCGACGCCAACCTCTTCCAGAACACGACGTTCATGGAGACCTACAACGAGGCCAGCGGCGAGGACCTTGTCTCGGTCGGCGAGGTGTACCTCCCGCGGATGGGCCTGTACTCCAACGACTACGACTCGCTGGACGAGCTGCCCGACGGCGCCACGGTCGCCATCCCCAACGACCCCACCAACGAGGGCCGTGCGCTCAAGCTGCTCGCCGCCGAGGGCCTCATCGAGACCACCGACGAGCCGATCACGGTGAACGACATCACCGCGAACCCGCGGAACATCGAGTTCGTCGAGATCGAGAACGCCACCCTCCCGCAGGCCGTCGAGGACCAGGACGCCGCGATCGTCACCGCCGCGTTCGCCCTGCCGGCCGGCCTCACCGAGGACCAGCAGATCCTCGCCGAGGAGAGCGACAGCGACTACTACAACGTGCTCACGACGACGCCGGAGCTCGCCGACGACCCCCGCATCGCCACGCTCTTCGAGCTCCTCACCTCCGAGGAGATGGCGCAGTTCATCACCGACGAGTACCAGGGCGTCATCATCCCCGTCGAGTGACGCGGTTCTGATCTCGGCTCCCGGCGTACGCATCCCGCTGCGCCGGGAGCGGGACGGGATGCGGTCGCGCTAGGGGAGGCCGAGCGCCTCGAGGACCGCGTTGGCGACGTCGACGGCCATGCGATCCAGGGCCTCGTGCGTCATCGCGGCCATGTGCGGCGTGCAGAAGATGCCGGGCGTGTGCAGCAGGGGAGAGGCCGCCGGCGGGGGTTCGGGGTCGAACACGTCCAACGCAGCAGCAGTGATGCGGCCGCGCTCGACCGCCGCGACGAGCGCCGTCGGCTCCACGAGGGACGCCCGGGCGGAGTTGACGAGGATCGCCCCTGGCGGAAGCAGCGCGAGCTCCCGTTCGCCGAGGAGCGGCTGCCCCGGCCGCCCCGGTACGTGCAGGCTGACGACGTCGGACCCGGTGAGGAGCTCGTCGAGCGTCTCGACCCGCCGCACCCCGGCGAGCTCCATGACCGTCCCCTCGACGTACGGGTCGTACGCCGCGACGTCCATTCCCAAGGCCATCGCCTTGCACGCCACCGCGCGCCCGATTGCCCCGAAGCCGACGACCCCGAGGCGACGTGTGGTGATCTCGTGCCCGACGTACCCGCTCGCGACGACCTGGCCGGGCAACGACCTGCCTGGCGTGGAGAGCTCCCCGGCATGTAGCGCCCGGCTCGCGCCGAGCACCCCCTTGACGAGCAGGAGCATGACCGTCAGGGCGTACTCCGCGACCGACTCCGCGTTGCTGTGCGGCGTGTTGACGACGGCGATGCCCACCGCCCGGGCGTGGTCGAGGTCGATGTTGTCCAGCCCGGCACCGTGCCGGCCGATGACGCGTAGCCGTGGCGCGCGGTTGATGAGCTCCGCGGTCACCGGGGTCGAGCGGACCACCAGCGCCGCACACGTCGCCAGGGAGGCGTCGCGCCTGGCATCCGCTGTGCCGTCGAGGACTGTGACGTCGCACCGGGAGCGGAGCACCCGGAGACCGGAGTCCGCAATGGGCTCGAGGACGACGACGTGCGGCTGGCTCACCACGTCTCCCCGGCGGTGTAGACGGTCGCGAGCGTGGTGAAGAAGTCCTGCGCCGCGCGCCCCTGCTCGCGGGCGCCGTAGCTCGAGGCCTTCATCCCGCCGAACGGGACGTGAAGGTCCGTCGCCGCCGTCGAGCGGTTGATCATGATCATGCCGGCCTCGCTGTGCCGTTGGAAGTGCGAGGCGGTCGGTAGCGAGGAGGTGAAGATCGCCGCCGAGAGCCCGTAGTCGACGTCGTTGGCCACCGCGAGCGCCTCCTCGTAGGCCGCCACCTCGACGACGGCGGCGACCGGTCCGAACAGCTCCTCGCGGTTGAGCGGCATCCTCGCCGTCGTCCCGGTGAACAGCGCCGGACGCAGAAAGTTGCCCTCAGGGAGATCCTCGACGACGTTGCCCCCGACGGCGAGCTCGGCCCCCTCCGCGCGAGCGGCCGCGATCCCCTCGAGGTCCGACGCGAGCTGGCTCTCGCTGACGACCGGACCCATCGTCGTGGCCGGGTCGAGGGCCGGGCCGACGACGATCCGCCGGATCCGCGCCGCCAGGCGGTCGACGAACTCGTCGTGGACCGAGGTGTGCACGAGCAGCCGGCTGGCCGCGGTGCAGCGTTGGCCGGTCGCCCCGAAGGCGCCGTCGCACGCGGCCTGGGCGGCGGCGTCGAGGTCGGCGTCCTCCATGACGAGCAGCGCGTTCTTCCCGCCCATCTCGAGCTGGACCTTCTTCAGCCCGCTGGTGACCGCCGAGCCGGCGAGGCTGGTTCCCACCGCCGTGGACCCGGTGAACGTGACGGCGTCGATGTCGGGGCACGTGGCGATGCGCGCCCCGACGGTCGCACCCGGCCCGGCGACGAGGTTGAACACCCCGGCGGGCACACCGCAGTCATCGAGGATCCTCGCCAGCCGGAACGCGGTGGCGGGGACGAGGTCAGCCGGCTTGAAGACGACGGCGTTGCCGAAGGCCAGAGCGGGAGCGACCTTCCACGCGGGAATGGCGATGGGGAAGTTCCATGGCGTGATCACGCCGACGACGCCCACCGGCCGGCGCACGGTGTGGACCCGCGTCCCGGGCTGCAGGCCCTGGTAGACCTCACCCACCGGTTGGAGGAGGGCGTCGGCGAAGTAGCGGAACGTCCCCGCGGCACGGGTGACCTCGCCGGTGGCCTCGGCGAGCGTCTTGCCCTCTTCACGGGCGAGCGTGCGTGCCAGTGTGCCCGCGTCGCGGGCGATGCGATCCGCGACGCGGGCAAGGATCGCGGCGCGTTCCGCGTGCGAGGTGCGCGCCCAGCCCGGCTGGGCGCGGCGGGCGGCCGCGGCCGCCTCGTCCACGTCGTGCGCACCGGCCTGGCACGACAGGCCCAGGACGTCGCGCCGGCTCGACGGGTTGACGTCAGGGTGGACCGGCTCACCCGTCCAGCGACCGTCGATGAGATTGAGGAAGTGCTCCATCGTGCCCTCCGAACGGGCCGCTCCCGTGCGGCCGGATGTGGGTCAGATCCGCGCGCGCAGCCGAGGGTCCAAGGAGTCGCGCAGGGCGTCCCCGAGGAGGTTGAACCCCAGCACCGTGAGCATGATGAACAGGCCCGGCACCACCGACGGCCACATGGACAGCTCGATGAACGCCTTGCCGGAGGCGAGCATCGCGCCCCAGGACGGCGTGGGCGGCGGCACCCCCAGGCCGAGGTACCCGAGCGAGGCCTCGACGAGGATGGCATTGGCCAGGCTGATCGTGAACTGCACGGCGATGGGAGCCATGACGTTGGGGAGGACGTACCGGGTGATGATCCGGAAGTTCGACACCCCGACCGACCGCGCAGCCTCGACGTAGGGCTCGGCGCCGACGGCGAGCGCAGCTCCGCGGGTCACCCGCGCGAAGCTCGGCACGAAGACGACGACCAGTGCCAGGACGAGGTTGCGGACCTCCGGCCCGAGGGTGGAGACCACGGCCAGCGCCAGGAGGAGGGTCGGGAAGGCGAAGAGGATGTCCATGAACCGCATGGTCACGCCGTCGAGGATGCCCCGGTAGTACCCGGACACCAGGCCGAGCGCCACCCCGATGAGGCCCGCGAGGGTGACGACTGTCAGGCTCACCGTGAGCGAGGTGCGGGCCCCGTACAGCGCCCGGCTCAGCAGGTCGCGGCCGGCCTCGTCCGAGCCGAGGAGGAAGGTGGAGCTCGGGCCGACGAGGCGGTTGCCGGAGGACATCGCGAGAGGGTCGAACGGTGCGATCCAGGGCGCCAGCACGGCGGTCACCGTGATGACCACAACGAGGACGGCGCCGAGCATGCCGATGCGGTCACGGCGGAGCGTGGCGAGCACGTTCAGGCGGCCGCTGCGCCGGGCCCGGGGGACGGCGGCCGGCACGGTCGATGGGACGGGCGCGGGTACTTGAGTCTGGCTAGCCACGGCGCAACCTCGGGTCAAGGTAGAGGTAGAGGATGTCGACGATGAGGCTCACGGCGACGTAGAAGGCGGCGAGGAACAGCACGGTTCCCTGGACGACGGCGTAGTCGCGGTTGCCGATGGCGTTGATGACGAGGGTCCCGAGCCCGGGCCAGGAGAAGACCTGCTCGACCACGACGGTGCCGCCGAGCAGGGCGCCGGCCTGGATGCCGACGACGGTGACGACGGGGATGAGCGCGTTGCGCAGGCCGTGCGTCCCGATGACCGTCCGTGGGCGCAGGCCCTTGGACTCGGCCGTGCGGATGTAGTCCTGCCCGAGCACCTCCAGCATCGAGGAACGGGTCATCCGCACGGTGACGGCGGCCAGGCTCGTGCCCAGCGCCGTCGCCGGCAGGACGAGGTACTGGAAGTAGTCCCAGCTGAAGGAGAAGGGCACCGACCCGCCTGAGGGGAACCAGCGCAGCTGTACCGAGAACAGGGAGATCATGAGGATGCCGAGCCAGAAGTTGGGGACCGACAGCCCGAGGAGCGAGACGAAACGCGTCACGGAGTCCAGCACGCCGTTGCGCCGGGTGGCGGAGAGGACGCCGAAGGGGATCGCGATGATCACCGAGACGACGAGCGCGCTGATCGCGAGCTCTGCCGTGGCAGGGAAGCGGGTGAGGATCTCGTCCAGGACCGGGCGGCCGGTCCGGTAGGAGAACCCGAGGTCGCCCCGGAGCAGGGCCGCGAACCAGTCGACGAACTGGGCGTGCAGGGGTTTGTCCAGCCCGAAGTACCTGCGCATCTCCGCCTCGAGGGCGGGGTCGGAGTACTCGACGCCGAGGATGGAGTCGACCACGTCGCCGGGAACGAGGCGCACGATGACGAACGAGATCACGGAGATCCCGACGAGGACGGGGATCGCCGCGAGGAAGCGCAGCGCGATGGCCCTGATCATGCGGCCCCTCCTGGGGTGTCGTCCGTGGGGGACCCGCTCGCCGCGTCTGCCTGCGGGGCCGGCACGAACGTGTCGAGGATGAGCTCGGACTGCATCTCGACCACGCCGTCGACGGACCCGAGCCGGCTCATGGCGAAGTCACGCAGGGCAGCGGTCGACTCGAAGTGTCCGACCGCCGTGATGTCGAACTGCCCGGTGCACAGGTAGATGCGCTCGAGCTCAGGCATCGTGCGCATGGCGGCGATGACCTCGTCGATGAGGTGGGGAGCGCACCGGACGCGAAGCAGTGCGTGCGACTGCATGCCGAGGAACGACGGATCGACCTGTGCCTGGAATCGCAGTGTCCCGGACGCCACGAGGTTCTCGATGCGCCGCCGTACGGCGCCCTCGGTGAGTCCCACGGCCTTGCCCAGGGAGACGTTGCTCTGCCGGGCATCCCGGGTGAGCTCCTCGATGATGCGGCGGTCCACTGCCTTCGAACGGTCCGACACTCCGCCTCCCATCACGTCGACGTTTTGGGGAACGCTAGACTACGACTCTCGTATCTGCAACACTCCCGCCATCCGAACAACGTAGATCTCACCTGCGCACTCACGAGAGTCGCACAAGGGACGGAGAATCAGCCGTGCTCCTCGACGTGAAGAACCTGCAGACCGAGTTCCACGGCAGGTCGACGGTCGTCCGCGCCGTGGACGACGTCAGCCTCGACGTGGACGAGGGGGAGACGCTCGCGCTCGTCGGCGAGTCTGGTTCTGGCAAGTCGGTGACCGCCCTGTCGATCATGGGTCTCATCAAGGGACCGGCCGCTCGCGTCGTCGGTGGCGAGGTGCTCTACGAGGGGCGGGACGTCCTCCAGATGAGCGCGAAGGACGTCCGCGCGCTCCGTGGCACCGGCATCGCCATGGTCTTCCAGGACCCGATGACGTCCCTCAACCCGGCGCTCACGGTCGGGCGGCAGCTCACCGAGTCGGTGCGTCTGCACCGTGGGCTCGACCGGCGCCAGGCTCGGCGTCGAGCGGTCGAGCTCCTTGAGCTCGTGGGGATCTCGGAGCCGGAGAGCCGGCTGCGGTCCTACCCGCACCAGTTCTCCGGCGGGATGCGTCAGCGCGTGATGATCGCCATCGCGCTCGCGTGCGACCCGAAGCTCATCGTCGCCGACGAGATCACGACCGCGCTGGACGTGACGATCCAGGCGCAGATCCTCGACCTCCTGCGACGTCTCACCCGCGAGCTCGGCACCGCCGTCATCCTCATCAGTCACGACCTCGGGATCGTCGCCGGGATGGCCGAGCGGGTCAACGTCATGTAC
The sequence above is a segment of the Georgenia faecalis genome. Coding sequences within it:
- a CDS encoding DUF4386 domain-containing protein, whose protein sequence is MSPRLPRIAGALYLLTVVTSIPALALKDPLLRDTAVLSDGASRLAWAGLLELVLAAACIGTAACLFPVIRRHSEVAALGFLAARTVEGALIAVGVMSMLSLATVHRADGAGADALAGADATLIALHDWAFLLGPGLVPAVNALCLGYALYRFRLVPRVIPALGLLGAPLLLVSALGSLFGAVDQVSGLAGLAALPIALWEISLGLWLVLKGVEPRALTRRATSDETERGMNDEPAPTAQRRTVERS
- a CDS encoding TetR/AcrR family transcriptional regulator: MARSGAAGRVPLTRELALRAAVELADEQGIEAVSMRNLAARLGVVPMALYKHVANKDDLLGGMVDVVVASHAHQPVDGGWKDAVRGRVLAARRALLAHPWARQVIESRTTRTPTVLAYMDAVAGAFIAGGFSADLTHHVMHALGHRIWGFSPEAFDGPAPPAAPVAPVDPVAAAETMRHLARAYPHIAAITQAATDGDDGRAGQGCDEQFEFEFTLDLLLDAFERLHESGWTSGGSSRPAP
- a CDS encoding methionine ABC transporter ATP-binding protein, whose product is MIDLVDVSKTFHTAKGEVRALDHVSLRVEPGEIFGIVGQSGAGKSTLIRTVNALEKPDSGTVVVAGRTISELRGRELREARRSAGMIFQHFNLLSSRTATGNVELALEIAGVGRGARRARAAEIIDLVGLSDRAGAYPAQLSGGQKQRVGIARALADSPDVLLSDEATSALDPETTRSVLDLIRRLSRELGLTVLLITHEMDVIKRICDSAALMENGRILEHGPMEQLLTTPGSRLAAELFQLGELPPARGTRIVDVTFTRQTSSEPVIARLAREHGLDVAILGAAIETIHGGTQTGRTRLEIPGTGTQVDTALTYLRSQGLFVEVVR
- a CDS encoding methionine ABC transporter permease — translated: MIDRDDPDFWSDLAGVVTAATWETLYMVFAALAITVVLGIAVGVLLVTTEEGGLYAKPFGSRTLGRVLNRLLDVVVNVGRSIPFIILMILLIPFTRLVVGSFIGPTAAIVPLTIAGIPFFARLVEIAIREVPRGVVDAAVSLGATKRTIMTKVLLAEAVPALALGLSTTVVGLIGYSAMVGAVGGGGLGDVAFRYGYQRYSLEYMLVVVVLLVLIVQVLQSLGNYVARRASHR
- a CDS encoding MetQ/NlpA family ABC transporter substrate-binding protein produces the protein MRLTRTLPLAAVAALALTACGGASDDAGTAEAETDTIRVGALAVPAGDMLRFVAEELAPAEGLTVEFVEFSDYNTPNPALTDGDVDANLFQNTTFMETYNEASGEDLVSVGEVYLPRMGLYSNDYDSLDELPDGATVAIPNDPTNEGRALKLLAAEGLIETTDEPITVNDITANPRNIEFVEIENATLPQAVEDQDAAIVTAAFALPAGLTEDQQILAEESDSDYYNVLTTTPELADDPRIATLFELLTSEEMAQFITDEYQGVIIPVE
- a CDS encoding hydroxyacid dehydrogenase, with protein sequence MSQPHVVVLEPIADSGLRVLRSRCDVTVLDGTADARRDASLATCAALVVRSTPVTAELINRAPRLRVIGRHGAGLDNIDLDHARAVGIAVVNTPHSNAESVAEYALTVMLLLVKGVLGASRALHAGELSTPGRSLPGQVVASGYVGHEITTRRLGVVGFGAIGRAVACKAMALGMDVAAYDPYVEGTVMELAGVRRVETLDELLTGSDVVSLHVPGRPGQPLLGERELALLPPGAILVNSARASLVEPTALVAAVERGRITAAALDVFDPEPPPAASPLLHTPGIFCTPHMAAMTHEALDRMAVDVANAVLEALGLP
- a CDS encoding aldehyde dehydrogenase family protein; this encodes MEHFLNLIDGRWTGEPVHPDVNPSSRRDVLGLSCQAGAHDVDEAAAAARRAQPGWARTSHAERAAILARVADRIARDAGTLARTLAREEGKTLAEATGEVTRAAGTFRYFADALLQPVGEVYQGLQPGTRVHTVRRPVGVVGVITPWNFPIAIPAWKVAPALAFGNAVVFKPADLVPATAFRLARILDDCGVPAGVFNLVAGPGATVGARIATCPDIDAVTFTGSTAVGTSLAGSAVTSGLKKVQLEMGGKNALLVMEDADLDAAAQAACDGAFGATGQRCTAASRLLVHTSVHDEFVDRLAARIRRIVVGPALDPATTMGPVVSESQLASDLEGIAAARAEGAELAVGGNVVEDLPEGNFLRPALFTGTTARMPLNREELFGPVAAVVEVAAYEEALAVANDVDYGLSAAIFTSSLPTASHFQRHSEAGMIMINRSTAATDLHVPFGGMKASSYGAREQGRAAQDFFTTLATVYTAGETW
- a CDS encoding ABC transporter permease codes for the protein MPAAVPRARRSGRLNVLATLRRDRIGMLGAVLVVVITVTAVLAPWIAPFDPLAMSSGNRLVGPSSTFLLGSDEAGRDLLSRALYGARTSLTVSLTVVTLAGLIGVALGLVSGYYRGILDGVTMRFMDILFAFPTLLLALAVVSTLGPEVRNLVLALVVVFVPSFARVTRGAALAVGAEPYVEAARSVGVSNFRIITRYVLPNVMAPIAVQFTISLANAILVEASLGYLGLGVPPPTPSWGAMLASGKAFIELSMWPSVVPGLFIMLTVLGFNLLGDALRDSLDPRLRARI
- the nikB gene encoding nickel ABC transporter permease, translating into MIRAIALRFLAAIPVLVGISVISFVIVRLVPGDVVDSILGVEYSDPALEAEMRRYFGLDKPLHAQFVDWFAALLRGDLGFSYRTGRPVLDEILTRFPATAELAISALVVSVIIAIPFGVLSATRRNGVLDSVTRFVSLLGLSVPNFWLGILMISLFSVQLRWFPSGGSVPFSFSWDYFQYLVLPATALGTSLAAVTVRMTRSSMLEVLGQDYIRTAESKGLRPRTVIGTHGLRNALIPVVTVVGIQAGALLGGTVVVEQVFSWPGLGTLVINAIGNRDYAVVQGTVLFLAAFYVAVSLIVDILYLYLDPRLRRG
- a CDS encoding Lrp/AsnC family transcriptional regulator, which codes for MDRRIIEELTRDARQSNVSLGKAVGLTEGAVRRRIENLVASGTLRFQAQVDPSFLGMQSHALLRVRCAPHLIDEVIAAMRTMPELERIYLCTGQFDITAVGHFESTAALRDFAMSRLGSVDGVVEMQSELILDTFVPAPQADAASGSPTDDTPGGAA
- a CDS encoding ABC transporter ATP-binding protein; translation: MLLDVKNLQTEFHGRSTVVRAVDDVSLDVDEGETLALVGESGSGKSVTALSIMGLIKGPAARVVGGEVLYEGRDVLQMSAKDVRALRGTGIAMVFQDPMTSLNPALTVGRQLTESVRLHRGLDRRQARRRAVELLELVGISEPESRLRSYPHQFSGGMRQRVMIAIALACDPKLIVADEITTALDVTIQAQILDLLRRLTRELGTAVILISHDLGIVAGMAERVNVMYGGQIVESASTRELFASPKMPYTWGLLASIPRLDEPRSTKLVPIKGSPPDMSNPPPGCRYQPRCPFARPVCAERAPQLVEVGDGPDAHLARCWGMSPEPDGGWLRGVDWRAAQRLSAEEASTDA